AGATAAAAAGCCATGTGGAAATAAGTACAAAAATAGCTACCGTGACAAATTATGCAATCCATCTACTCACTAAGTTCTTTGTTGCCTATATAAAAATTATAACCTTTACACATTGCATATAGTCCACCAAAACTTTCTGTGCCCCTCCTGTCTTCAGTTTGGCCACCCAGCCACACATAGACCATCTGACTTTCAacacccttctttctctttatgtaAACTCCAAGTCAAAAGCTGGCCAGCCATGGCAAATAAAATGTTTTCTTGAAGCATGTTaagtgtgcacacacacacacacacacacacacacacacacacacacacacacacacacacacacacacacacacacacacacacacacacacacacacacacacacacacacacacacacacacacacacacacacacacacacacacacacacacacacacacacacactaatggtaGGTCTTTTGCTGACCATactttttgtctcttccttcttaatttttatGCTCAAGTACACTATATTAGTTGAAAAGTGCAGACTGGGGATTTCCCATAGGTGGGATGGAGGTGGTGTGATTTGAATACAAAATACTTATGAGAATTGAGATTAATCAAATTTACTGGGACTGAATATGTACCAAATTGTCAGAAACATGTATGGTGTGCCATACTTCTGGTGGCCACACCTGTCAATTGGCTTAATGATGGAGTGAATAAACTCACCAGATTTGTGTAAACATAGAAAGCACTGCCAAATTTCCATGGCTAAATATaattgaatacaataacactactgttgtttttccttaactttttcaTAGTCATTGCATTACTATGAATATgtaccaattttttttcccattgcaTCATCcaccatccatctatctcttctACTGCAAGTTACTTGCCTCAGTGGTGAAATCAGAGTCAATTACAGCAGCTCCCTGATGAGAGGGTACTATACAATGTGAGATGAAGGCATAGATAAAAATAATCTACTTTAGTGtatagtaaagaagaagaaagaaagaaagaaaaaaaaaaaaaaagagagagagagagagaatctttttaTTACAAGATGTGGTAACAACAATCATTCTGCAGTGTAGAGTTGTCTTTCAATACAAACTGACTGTTGTCCAATACATTATATTCTACAAGAAGATACTaccctgctttccttcctgcaTGCCGTGATGAATGAATACATCATGGATCCTTTCATATGACAgatttttattataataatttGTAAGTACCATGAAAATATCAATATAGAATAGCTGATATTGATGTTAGcaatataagagagaaagagagagagagagagagagaagtttcctTTCAAACGTCTAAGCAATCCTGCATCATTATTTAATGGAACTAGTATTTTCACTGaccttccctcctcatccttcccctaTATCcctattcctttccctcccctcctcacccATTCACTTTTCCAtctcccccttttcccctttgcCTACAAACAGGGGACGGAGTCTGTGCTGCTCACAGAGAGGCGTGGATGTTGATAGAGCCTAAAGGCCCACACCTGGAAAGTGCAAACAATCGCAAACCAGCCGCCCACTGCTcctttgatgatgataataataatgatatgataataataataataataataataataataataataattataataataacaataatgataataataataataataatgataataataataataataataactgataatactaacaataataacaataataataataataataataataataataataataataataataacaataataaaaacaataagtgatgataataataataataataataacaacaacaataattcttataataattataataataataataataatagtagcaataatgctaataataataataatattattattattatttttattattattattattattattattattattattattattaattataataacaacaacaacaacaataaaaaagtaataataataatagtaataaagaataaataataataataataataataataataataataatattattattattattttttattattatcaattataataataataacaacaacaacaaaacaaattataataataataacaataataataatgataataatgataataataataataatattattattatttttattattattattattactactattattattattattattattattattattattattattattaattacaataataacaattattgttattattattattattatcattattattatttttattattattatttttattgttatcaattataataataataacaacaacaacaaaactaattataataataataacaataataataatgataataatgataatgataataataataataataatatttttttttattattattattattattattattatgtgtgtgtgtgtgtgtattgtgtataataataataataataataataataataataataataataataataataataataataataataataataataataataataataataataataataataacgacgacgacgacaacaacaacaacaacaataacaacaataatcattGCTATAATCAAAACTAAGCCGACAATAACAGCGTAGTGTTTGACAGAAGCGTAAAGCAGCAGAAGTGAATATTTATGTAGGATTGTGGTTATTTTTGCGCCTCACGTCCAAAGCCAATTATCTTTGGCGGTGAGACATTGCAGGGAAACCAAGAGTTGTCACCCCGCGCTGTGCAATGCCTCCCCGCGCAGCCTGCCACGCCCACCAGCCTGCTCGCGCCTCCTACCGCCctgatatttattattttttatttacctatctggtttcttatccatcttttttttatatttagcatGGAAAAGAtagcagacagaaaaaaaaaaaaaactgcagaacAAACTTATTTcattgcgacacacacacacacacacacacacacacactgtcatgtCCTTTTCAGTACgtacatacaaaacaaaaacaaaatggcaCTGTCACATACACCTCTACACATATTTAATGTATTTCGCTCATGTCTCTGACTCGTGTcgtatttgcttttcttttttccgatTTTCGTTTCCGTCACAAAGTTTATCTTGTGCATTGTcttacctttcattttttttttcctttttaacaacAGTAATATATCCATGCAATTTCATAATTCGGCGTCACGTGACCTATTTGTCGCGGCGCCACATAAGGAATTCTTTTAATCACTATAGTCACTGGCAACTAAAACATCGGCAGTAAGTTATTATCTTCTATGCAAGCCTTCTTACCCTCTTCTGCGCCATCTGCCCACGACTTGAACTCGACCATTTAAAAGAgaaatttcaaaacatttatcccattaTTTTGGCCAACTCTCTTGATCTAGCTTGTTCGAGGACTAGCATCTCAGTAGGCCTTTTTGTTTGAtagttttttgttgtctttggccagttttcccctcttacataaaaaacaacaacaacaacaacaacaactggcaACAGTCCTCTGTCACTACAATCTAACATTCTCCTCCGGACCCatgaattattttttcttccttatctcctcgtCCGTTCTTTCCAAGAACATAGCCTACAGTCTGTACTGTCTATCAAACTACACATGTTTGTATATCATCCCTCACCCCTGCCATACGTTATTAGTGCAAGTAGTAACTCTAAAATATGAAATTCACAAATGAATTTTTACAACTTAATTGAAATTCGCTTTTATTGTCTACATCTTCCACCTACTTGCCAAACCAGTCATCACatacattttcattttactcttAAACCATGCAttatatgaatatatgtctgtatatgcgcagagagagagagagagagagagagagagagagagagagagagaaagggggagggggtaGTCCTGGCAGTGTTTAAGGCGTAACTCAATGGTGGCGAGGGAAACGGTGCTCTTAACCTTACTCTAGAACTTAAAATCAACCGAACTCACAATAATATTATAGTCATGTATCTTTGCCAGACGTCCCCAAGACATTGCCCCATGCCAAACTATCGTACGAAACCACAAAGGTTGGTTGATTAGACTTCTTTGtctacattgaaaaaaaaaaaagaataaataaataaaataaataaataaataaaaaatagataaaaaaaaacatattacacacacatttcttccaTACCCATCCATGATccatcgccacacacacacacgcacacacacacacacacacacacactgttgttaCGTGAATGGCTGttgatgggaaaaaagaaaaaaaaacgaaagaaaaataggaaaaggaaaatatgccaATATTTACATGATGACTTACCAATTCTATATAAACGAATTCAAAAGCGACACAAGGAAACATCAAGTAAGAAATTTTTGGAAGTTTAAAGAAGCTCGTCTTGACTATGCATAAGGGAACCACAGTTTACAGATACCTGGCAAGAAGAAAAACCGCAGAAGTAATTACCAACAACGTATTATCATTTCAAGACACTGGAAATCAATACAATCAATACAGTCTACATAATGGAGGGCTCAAATGTAAAATTAATGAACTGATTTAATACAAACCTATCTAACGTATAACGCGAATGAGAATGTTGTGTAATTTCCATATCATCTCACCACCAAGGAGCCTCTGGTCACCAGCAACTTTATTCGTATACTCAAGAACATAACACCATACTAATGAATATCAAATAAAGAGCTTATCTTCATCAGTGAGAAAATGGTTAAGCTCGAGTGTTACGTAATCATTGaatactatgagagagagagagagagagagagagagagagagagagagagagagagagagagagacgctcaaGATTGTAATAAAGTAAGCTTTTTAAATGAGGAATCCTAACTTCAGTCTTATATTTTTACTCTAGTGGCAAGTGtgctaaaaaaaaggaaaaaaagttatcggaggtgaaaataataataagacggTGTCTTAAAAATTTAGTGTTTAACCGtatcaaggaaaaaatgaaaggagtatTCAATATTTCTTAAAAATAAAGTAGTTTAAAGTACTAAAGATAATGCGAGGCAAAGACAAGTCTGCATGTGTTTTCTGCACATAAATTTTCGCTATGTTGAAGTCTACAAGCTACTTTGCAATAAAAACCTCCTTTGTCCAGGGAAAAATATTCGGGGCTAAAGCCACGAATGGTCAGCCCTTACTACGACACTTGGAAAGACAGACATGTGTGTTTACAGGACCTTGGTGAATACTACTGTGGAAAGACGGCTCGTACGACactgcaacgtgtgtgtgtgtgtgtgtgtgtgtgtttgtaaaaagTAAAACTTTGGAACGCTTTACTGTGGGCTTAAACGTTTAGATTGGCGCACGGGAGGTTGGTGAAAGGTGTAGGCTGTAGGGAATGATCTATATTGTAGAGGGAAAACACAGGAAACAGTTACAAAGGGGAATTCCTCGTGAGAGAAGAGTTTCGGAAGGAGTATCACATCAGTGAAACTTGATTTGATTATGTAATTCTTTCAAATCAAATATGCACAAAGAGTCTTATTCTGCACATGGTTGTCTTTGATGATGTTTCTGAGACCATGGAATAAATTGCCAGGGGCGCCAAAAGAACTTCAGGCTGTAAGAGCCTGGCCTGGAAATTTCATGTTCAGTAATGAAAAATGTCATGCATGTAATGAacgcgagagaaagagagagagagagagagagagagagagagagagagagagagagagagagtatgtaggtaggtaggtaggtaggtaggtaggtaggtaggtaggtaggtaggtaggtaggtaggtagatagatagatagatagatagatagatagatagatagatagatagatagatagatagataaagaacagCAATACATACTTAACATAGGCGCCTGAAGTGGCGACTACTACTGTATTGGTCCACATCACAGCATGGCCATGGTAAggtaggaagagagatgaagctTTCCTGCACCTCCCTCCAGAAATACTACTTACCTGAACCACGTGAAGGCGTCTCTGTTTATCGCGGCCTGACATCCTGGTGAGTTAGAGCGATGCTGGGTGCCGTGATCGCTTCGTCCGGCACCTTCACGCCATTAATCTAGTGTGGAGAAGAGATAggaacataaataaaacaaaacaagataacGAAGAAAAGTGCCAGATAcatatatagtatttttttcctatcaacCTGAAACCAACACTAATAAGAAAACTGATGAAACCAAGTGATAAAGCGGTCGTGTTTCTTTCTTGTGCCACACATTGAAACTGTGGAAGACAAGACGACACCACGCCAATTTACGGCGCCACACGACCCTCAGCACACGTGGCTTCTGGCCTATCAACAGGTACACACACTCCTCTCGGCATACGCCCCTGCTGCAGCACAAATAGCCCGCCAAGAATTAACTCCAGACGAATGGACACCCGTGCAACTCTGGCATGAcccccaccatctctctctctctctctctctctcttggatctAAAAGCGTCTGGTGTTGCTCCAAGATGTTCAGCCTCAGCAGCTCCACGCCCCTTTGCTTGGGGTTGGGCTGAGAGAAGACTATTGAGCTTATAATTTCTCTCGCCGTTTCCTTCTGCGGAAAAGCTGCGGCAACCTATAGGTAGCATACAGGAGGCACGTATGTACGATCAGGGACGATGTAAATCACGTCAGTTTGATCTTCATTCCATTAGAAACTACTttaaactctttcttcttttctagtggatgaaaatgaaaaatattttacttccttcattttctttttttgtgcacTGGGTCAGTCTGCATATAATGTAAGAAAAAGTTTAgtctgcttttatttttctatattcttttctaagaggaagaggaaaaaaaaagcttagtcTGTTCTAATTCTTGAAATGATCAAAGaagaagggagtgaggaagggaggccaTCCGGAAGGAAAGCTCACAGTGGAAAGACATGAGTAACTTGAAAAGAGGTTTAAAATGGCTATAAAGttataatcgtgtgtgtgtgtgtgtgtgtgtgtgtgtgtgtgtgtgtgtgtgtgtgtgtgtgtgtgtgtgtgtgtgtgtgtgtgtgtgtgtgtgtgtgtatgtgtgatggagggagggagagaggagaacatGTAACAATAAGAATGCAGTAAGTTCACCGCCAACCCATAcaactaataaaataattttcTCCATTGCTTTACATCATGAATATTGTATAACAGGGAGAGGCTATCAGGGTGTTAAATAGGTACGTGCACTTCCCTACACTACAACGCACATATGCTACTGTGATGTATCGAGTAACAGCTGGGGTGTTGATCTAGGTCACTCACTTGACAGATGAATCAGGGTTGTTACCAGCACGTGTCAGTTTCACAGGTGAGACTTGCAAGAACTGTCTGACAGGTAATATACTGGTTCTAATGGCATACTGCGCACCTTTTTGCTCCTGGCACGTATTCAAATGCcctttaaaaaaataatgagtgaaagaatTCATAAGCAATTTCCTGGACCTTACTCAGAGTTGGCAGGAGGCGCGGGGCCTAAAATATACCCGGGAAGTGGCGAGGTTtgagggtggtgggtggtgcgcGCATCCCAGTATAAAGAcacacccttcctctctttccttagtCGACGGCTTGCTATCGTGGTGACGGACGTCGCTCAGTGACCCGGTGAATTTAGATCAGACACCGCAATGTCTTCAGTCCAGAAGAAGACCACCACTAAAACCACTAAAACTGTGACCACCAAGAAAACGGAACATGTGCAATCGTCCTCGGTGGACCAGTCTGCCGATGTGCAAGGCGCCATCGCACAAAAAGCCAACACCCTCTCAATTGTCAAGAAAGGTCAGTTTTTAAATGACGCGTACTTTGAGGACACCCGCCAAGACTTCCAGGACGCCATTCAAGATGTGCTAACAAAGTGGGGCGACAAGTCAAAGCCGACCAATGATATTAACAGTTACAGGGACCTCAGAACTCGGGACCTTCGTGATGAAAATCAGGCCATAAAATCATCCGAGGACCAGCGTTACCATAAGGTGAATAACCCTGGCCCGTGCGCACTGCTATACAGGCTTCATGCATTACCAACGGAAAAGGTTACGTATGTGAATTGTACAATGATAATTTTCCCAttccatctatttattattagaTCGTAGTGGACGTTCAGGACTTCATCAATGGAGGGGACGTGAGCGTGAAGACCCTCGATGAAGTGGAGATAGTGGTGGAGGGACGCGTCCAAAAGAAAGTAGGCAATACTACCTCCACTAAGAGCTTCAAGCGGACCTTCATTCTCCCCGACATTGTGCCCGAGTCCATCACTTCTGTGGTGTCTTCCGACGGTGTGCTTATCATCAAGGCTCTCAAAAAGGTTGGTTTCCTAACTGCTGTGTTTGGGACACTGGCTTGTCAGTACATCAATACACGTACATGATAATAACCTGAACAAGTTTAAACAGATGACCTAACCTTCCTTCATCCGGAGACATAAATGCTACCACTCAGTTCCATACatgtattgttattatgatcattatgatcattactattattaccagtattattattattattatgaggcgGGCGATGTTTATGGTCTTGTCATACCACAGGAATCAGAACAGGACGTGAGTGAGTCCGTCACTGTCCAGAAAAAAGTTGTGACGAAGCAACAGACTTCCACCTCCACTGTCGCGACAAGCGGCCAGCAGGATGTCAAGCAGATCGCTATCAATGTGCAGGAGACTCACCCCACTGTGACCAGTCCTCAGCctgaacagcagcaacagacgGTAACCGTGACCAAACAGGTTACGTCTACCACCAGCGACAAGGGCAGCAAGCCACTGCCGATCACAAAGAAGGGCGGCTTCTTTGAAGACACCTTCTTCGAGGATTGCCGCAAGCACTACCAGACGGCGGTGAAGCAAGTGTTGCAGAAGTTCAACGTGACTTCCGCTGGCACTGATGACATCACAACATACCGCAACTTGCGCCAGAAGGACCTTAGGGAGGAGAACCAAGTCGCGACCGTTGATGATGAGGAACAATTCCAAAAGGTCAGTATTCATGATGCTTCCACCACTTAAATACGCACGTAATTCCGTTATTACTttacttgctgctgctgctactggtgctaCTATTGTTATTCCTGCAGTCAATTACGTCTATTCTTGCTGTCTGTTCGTGCGGGGAATGATCATGAGACGAATCTAATAGAGACTTGTTAGAAAAGGGACaattttcactatcattatcattaccaagaGGTTAAGAACAGCAGAGATCCCACATACTTGGCGACCAAACTTGCCAAGATATTAAAGAAAGGCGTTCATGGTGAGGAATCAGTTGTAGTTGCCTCCTTCCATGTCTTAGAGATGTaggcttcaatttttttttcaatgaaaaTCTCAACCTATCTTGGAGTAAAGTTCACGACTTGTCTTTAGAACACTTCACATGACAAGTCTCGCATGCAAATCGGTATAATTTAAAAAAGAGACACCAAAAATGAAATGTTCATAcctatttatacatatatatatatgaaataaataaatacggaGAATATTGCACGTTAGAAATCAGTTTAATTCTAATACCGTGGCCATAACCTGTCTCATGGAATACTCTTTAAAGAACTCAAAGATACATCTAGAAAACGTTTCTTTCCAGATCATTGTGGACGTCAAAGATTTTATGAACGGCGGCGAAGTGACCGTGAAGACCGTGGATGACAGGGAGGTGGTCATCGAGGGTCGCGTCGAGAAGAAGGAGGGTAACAAGACTACCATCAAAAGCTTCTGCAAACGCTTCGTCCTGCCAGAAGACATCCTTGTAGAGTCCGTGACGTCTGTTGCATCATCTGATGGAGTGCTCACCATCACAGCGCCAAGGAAGgtaaggccagagagagagagagagagagagagagagagagagagagagagagagagagagagagagagagagagagagagagagagagagagagagagagagagagagagagagagagagagagtgggggggtggaggagaaacagagagagtgTTTCCATCTATTAACGTAAACTTGGTTTCAGCCTTCAGAAGGTAAAGACGTGAGCGATTCCGTCACTGTCCAGAAAACAGTTGTGACGAAGCAACAGACTTCCACCTCCACTGTCGCGACAAGCGGCCAGCAGGATGTCAAGCAGATCGCTATCAATGTGCAGGAGACTCACCCCACTGTGACCAGTCCTCAGCctgaacagcagcaacagacgGTAACCGTGACCAAACAGGTTACGTCTACCACCAGCGACAAGGGCAGCAAGCCACTGCCGATCACAAAGAAGGGCGGCTTCTTTGAAGACACCTTCTTCGAGGATTGCCGCAAGCACTACCAGACTGCGGTGAAGCAAGTGTTGCAGAAGTTCAACGTGACTTCCACTGGCACTGATGACATCACAACATACCGCAACTTGCGCCAGAAGGACCTTAGGGAGGAGAACCAAGTCGCGACCGTTGATGAAAGCACCGATGTTCACAAAGtaagtgacttttttttattaaatttatcAATAAGATCTTTTGCATGACTGGAATGAAAGCTTATTTCCATCACAACGCTTATTCCAGATCATTGTGGATGTGAAAGACTTTACGGACGGTGGCGAGGTGACTGTGAAGACCGTGGACGAGAGGGAGATAGTTATCGAGGGTCGCATcgagaagaaggaaggcaacAAGACCACCATCAAACGCTTCTGCAAACGCTTTATCTTGCCTGAGGACATCCTTGTGGAATCCGTGACGTCTGTGGTATCTTCTGATGGAGTGCTCACCATCACAGCAAGGAAGAAGGTGGACTTGCAAGCCCTGTATATACTCACAATGAGATTATAGTCATACAGATGTGTTTTCTAACAGTGACTAACAAGCCATTATTCACtataattcatttatttgttatttgttgttgtgatgatgataatgatgatgacgatgactatgatgatgatgatgataataataataataatagtaataataataataatgaaaataatgataataacaacaacaactataataataatgataataataataataatgataataatgataacaataacaataataatagtaacttattattattaatattattattattattattattattattattattattattattattattattaatattattactattattattactattattgttataattattattattgttattattattattattattattattattattattattattattattgttattattattattattattattattattattattattattattattattattattattattattattattattattattattattattattattattattattattattattattattattattattattattattattattattattattattattattattattattattattattattattattattattattattatataataataataataataataataattattattattattattattattattattattattattatcattatccttacTATTATAATAATTGTCATCATAACCATTTTGTAAATGCTGTCAAAAGTAAAAGCATGTCATTGTTACAGGTTGTTGACAGTGGAGCTGAGACGACACAAGTCATTCAGAAAAAGATTACTTCAACAGTACAAACCCAACAAGTGACGGACAAATCCTCAGAGgtgcaagagaaaaaagacactcAGCAGACTAAAGTCACAAAAATCAAGAAGACCAAAGTCGTcaccattacctccaccacTGTTCCCTTCTTTAATGACCCGACTTACATTGAGGATGTCAAGGACTTCCAAgaggccatcaccaccatcatcaagaaGATGAACTTAACAATCAAAGACACTGATACTTTCACTGCTTACAGAAACCGTCGCAAGATCAACCCTAGAAATGAAAATCAGGCCATTTCCGAAAAAGAAACCGACACCGTGAAAAAGGTGCGTCAAGTGATACTATACCGTTCCTGTGTGAGAAATCATTCATTCTGCAGGCTTTCACTTAGGTGTATTTGTTTTCTTGACGTTCCATGACACATTCTAAACCTTTCCATTATACAGCACGGCAACACGCACATGACTCTAACCTAGCATAGGACAGTTCTGTACAAAGATATCACCACTCATTAGAAAGTTTTTACAGGGTACAGATACAACACTCTTAGCATcttaaaacgtgtgtgtgtgtgtgtgtgtgtgtgtgtgtgtgtgtgtgtgtccatcccgTTCGGGATTTACGGGGCATGGTTCTAGCAGTCACCTGATGATCATATATGCCAATTAGAGAATGACGAATCATTTTATGATTTTATGTACATAAAATCAAACTCTCAAAATTGAACTTAAAGCATATAAACAATTCCAGATTATCATGGACGTATGTGACTTCATCGGCGGTGTGACAGTGAAGGTGGACGAACAGATACTGACAGTGGAAGGGAAAGGCAATAGACACACAGAGGGTGGTGGCGTCCAGACCTTCAGCTTCAACCGCCAGTTCATTCTGCCTGATGATGTGAATCCTGACGACATCACAGCCGTCATGACTCCTGAGGGAAtccttatcatcaccatcatcacgaaGCAAGCTGTCACCTCATCGATGgtcacaaagaaagaaactcacgtcaagaaggaaataacagaagtgaaggaagaacctAAGAAAGTCCCTACTGAGGACGTCACTCAGAAaacaaccacaactactacgAAGACCACCAGGACCGTCACCATTACTACCAAAGGTCCATTCTTCAACGACCCGACCTTCGTGGAGGACGTCAAGGACTTCCAGGAGGCCATCACCACAATTATCAAGAAGCTGAATTTGACTGTCACCGAGGATATTTTCACTGTCTACAGGAACTACCGCAAGAACAACCCAAAAATTGAAAATCAAGCCGTCTCGCAAAAAGACACAGACACCATTAAGAAGGTAAGACATTTTGCTAATCTACGGAACAGGAAGTATTATTCTGTAGAGGCGTTGACGTtaaaaagagatggaacagTTGCTACTTTGAAAATTAATAGACCTTCAATGCGCATAATGCATTGTATCTTCTATAAGATTAAAGATATCTGAAACTAAGTAAGCATTTCGTTTCTAAGAAAAAGTGCAAGAGAGCGGGTTTGAAGATTATATGAATCTAGTTGCCGATATAGTTTATCACCATATTTACTTTTGTGTTCATTCTTAAAGCATTCGCAGAATCTCACAAAATTATAAA
The sequence above is drawn from the Portunus trituberculatus isolate SZX2019 chromosome 41, ASM1759143v1, whole genome shotgun sequence genome and encodes:
- the LOC123516543 gene encoding titin-like isoform X35, which codes for MSSVQKKTTTKTTKTVTTKKTEHVQSSSVDQSADVQGAIAQKANTLSIVKKGQFLNDAYFEDTRQDFQDAIQDVLTKWGDKSKPTNDINSYRDLRTRDLRDENQAIKSSEDQRYHKIVVDVQDFINGGDVSVKTLDEVEIVVEGRVQKKVGNTTSTKSFKRTFILPDIVPESITSVVSSDGVLIIKALKKESEQDVSESVTVQKKVVTKQQTSTSTVATSGQQDVKQIAINVQETHPTVTSPQPEQQQQTVTVTKQVTSTTSDKGSKPLPITKKGGFFEDTFFEDCRKHYQTAVKQVLQKFNVTSAGTDDITTYRNLRQKDLREENQVATVDDEEQFQKIIVDVKDFMNGGEVTVKTVDDREVVIEGRVEKKEGNKTTIKSFCKRFVLPEDILVESVTSVASSDGVLTITAPRKPSEGKDVSDSVTVQKTVVTKQQTSTSTVATSGQQDVKQIAINVQETHPTVTSPQPEQQQQTVTVTKQVTSTTSDKGSKPLPITKKGGFFEDTFFEDCRKHYQTAVKQVLQKFNVTSTGTDDITTYRNLRQKDLREENQVATVDESTDVHKIIVDVKDFTDGGEVTVKTVDEREIVIEGRIEKKEGNKTTIKRFCKRFILPEDILVESVTSVVSSDGVLTITARKKVVDSGAETTQVIQKKITSTVQTQQVTDKSSEVQEKKDTQQTKVTKIKKTKVVTITSTTVPFFNDPTYIEDVKDFQEAITTIIKKMNLTIKDTDTFTAYRNRRKINPRNENQAISEKETDTVKKIIMDVCDFIGGVTVKVDEQILTVEGKGNRHTEGGGVQTFSFNRQFILPDDVNPDDITAVMTPEGILIITIITKQAVTSSMVTKKETHVKKEITEVKEEPKKVPTEDVTQKTTTTTTKTTRTVTITTKGPFFNDPTFVEDVKDFQEAITTIIKKLNLTVTEDIFTVYRNYRKNNPKIENQAVSQKDTDTIKKIVIDVCDFVGNVTVKVVDRELVIEGEGKRPTETGTTQTFKFNRRFSLPDDVTPDDITAVMSSEGVLVITIIRKIKVTQVKDTTETKKTTTSTTKTTRTVTITTTKTTFFNEPTFVEDVKDFQEAIMTIIKKLNLTVTETDVFTAYRNKRMINPRNENQAISEKETDTIKKIIMDVCDFIGCVTVKVDEQILTVEGKGNRHTEGGGVQTFSFNRQFILPDDVNPDDVTAVMTTEGILIITIIKRKTVTSSVVTKEQTQIKKEITEVEAKKTPTPEQPKKVPVEEPKKTPEEPKKAPEAPKAPEEPKKAPEAPKAPEEPKKAPEAPKAPEEPKKAPEAPKAPEEPKKAPEAPKAPEEPKKAPEAPKAPEEPKKAPEAPKAPEEPKKAPEEPKKAPEAPKAPEAPKAPEEPKKAPEAPKAPEALKAPEEPKKAPEAPKAPEEPKKAPEAPKASEEAKKAPEAPKAPEAPKAPEAPKAPEEAKKVPEAPKAPEEPKEDVSKKTTTKTTTKTTRTVTITTKGSFFKDSTFVEDVKDFQEAITTIVKKLNLTVTEDVFTVYRNYRKNNPKNENQAVSQKDTDTTKKIVIDVCDFLENVTVKIVEHELVIEGEGKRPTETGAIQTFKFNRRFSLPEDVTPDDVTAVISSEGILIITIIRRIKITQTKKDTTDVQQKETKKVATTEEDVTKKTTTTTTKITKTVTITTKGPFFNDPSFVEDVKDFQEAITTIIKTLKLTATEGCFHRLQELPQEQPKERKPSCLTERYGHHQEDRD